The Drosophila biarmipes strain raj3 chromosome 2L, RU_DBia_V1.1, whole genome shotgun sequence genome has a window encoding:
- the LOC108036099 gene encoding ATP-binding cassette sub-family C member 10, protein MSSIDWGDFAWNWTQFCPTGLRPFANETNDLLPCFQKILLQLPIYTIFAAISAYNFGNQSRPVVRNGLQLRMLWLRAFLAIVLALLPVAKVFAFHHQGVELYAVDLLVVSAECIMWVVHSGFLLTARQYGELSHRGSLLINVVWLTVVVLDAVWLRTSRHFVWWPWSLATLLCDLLFGATLIPKGSAVYTSLPRGRSSGREDEALLSQRYTYFHFDLNEGHLGHAQDEANLGSRFLFHWVQPLITKGVAGKLRKIEDLFDLPDALNITRLSERLHLALSQSQSLWRALHSCFGVEFYLIGVLRLIADLSGFAGPLLLGGLLRQDHTDPNQVYYYALGLFGSTLLSALCATHFDWRMAMVSMKMRVGVINSIYRKALEARGLKESKPDMLNLMSTDTDRIVNSCISFHFFWSIPFKLFTTLYLLYLQLGAAFLAGVAFAALLIPINRWLAKRIGIYSSGLMTAKDARLSATTETMQGAKQIKINAWEDIFITKIRGLRQVELRFLSKRKYLDAMCVYFWATTPVLMCLLTFGVSVLMGNQLIASTTYTSVALLYMLIGPLNAFPWVLNGLIEAWVSIKRVQQLMDVPNLDYSSYYNPIMRGSGGFGAAEDAPLDAPKASVLQMKCASFCHESEENTSSTAFHLTDINVDIKAGQLVCIEGPVGGGKSSFLSAIVANLQCTDGEVCVQELTTGFGYVPQSPWLQRGTIRDNIVWGAQFDEQWYKTVLHACALEEDLQILGGDLIGVGENGRTLSGGQRARVALARAVYQDKKVYLLDDVLSSLDAHVSRHIIKHCILRLLKHKTRIVVTRSIQLFFHANQILQVKDGQLLPSEYMTQSIDLSLDEEVDDEQEETVRRRSVELSNQDDKKSVDSLLLEESREYGHLSGDVFACYWKAVTSPLAFIVLLSVLLMQLTRNLSDAWLAYWVTETTLDPHSNDTSLDHELMGAALGNDTGSGHTTRFYLSIFTAIAVSNSLVTLARAFLFAYAGIKAAIFMHEKLLKKVMFAKFNFFDITSVGRILNRFSSDTNTVDDSLPFILNILLAQLAGLVGALCVSLYAMPWLGLVIIPMVPIYLNLQQRYRHASRDIKRLSSNAMSPLYTHFTETLQGLMTIRSMRASPRFQRDFQVKLEESIKAQLTQSAAQQWLALRLQLLGTLLVGGAGLLAAITASHTTNPGLVGLCISYALSITGQLGDLLHAVAETEQELVAVERIDQYLQLEEEQNASGSCEPPFGWPTQGVLSFKEVQLSYREHLTPALRGITFQTEAFERIGIVGRTGAGKTSVLAALLRVAPLSQGEIRLDQVNLKVLALSVLRERIGVITQEPFLFEGTVRENLDPRHNFYDSEIWHAIKNSAAATLLVQQLGGLDGKVESCGNNLSAGQRQLLCLARALLKNAKVVAIDEGTSNLDDESDLSIQQALRNAFKSCTLLFIAHRLRGLNAMDRIIVLDDGRICEEGKPQELAANSATIFHGMLLAQDINPEDFVRPN, encoded by the exons ATGTCGTCCATTGATTGGGGCGACTTTGCCTGGAACTGGACGCAGTTCTGTCCCACGGGACTGAGGCCCTTCGCCAACGAGACCAACGACCTGCTGCCCTGCTTCCAGAAGATCCTGCTCCAGCTGCCCATCTACACTATCTTCGCCGCCATATCCGCCTACAATTTCGGCAATCAGTCGCGCCCCGTCGTCCGGAATGGCTTGCAGCTGCGGATGTTGTGGCTCCGGGCCTTTCTGGCCATTGTTCTGGCCCTGCTGCCCGTGGCCAAGGTGTTCGCCTTCCACCACCAGGGCGTTGAACTGTACGCGGTCGATCTGCTGGTGGTTAGTGCCGAGTGCATTATGTGGGTGGTTCACAGCG GTTTCCTATTGACAGCCCGTCAATATGGCGAGCTTAGTCACCGGGGATCGCTGCTAATCAATGTGGTCTGGCTCACAGTGGTGGTGCTGGATGCGGTGTGGCTGCGAACGAGTCGCCACTTCGTCTGGTGGCCCTGGAGCCTGGCCACGCTGCTGTGTGACCTCCTGTTCGGAGCCACCTTGATACCCAAAGGAAGTGCTGTCTACACCAGCTTGCCCAGGGGAAGATCGTCTGGCAGAGAGGATGAGGCTCTGCTATCCCAGAGGTATACCTACTTTCACTTCGATCTGAACGAGGGCCACTTGGGTCACGCGCAGGATGAAGCCAACTTGGGCTCCCGCTTCCTCTTCCATTGGGTTCAGCCCCTAATCACAAAGGGAGTGGCTGGCAAGCTGAGGAAGATTGAGGATCTGTTTGATCTGCCGGATGCCCTGAATATCACGCGACTCAGCGAGCGGTTGCACTTGGCTCTGTCGCAATCCCAGAGTTTGTGGAGGGCCCTGCACAGTTGCTTCGGCGTGGAGTTTTATCTCATCGGAGTGCTTAGACTTATCGCCGATTTAAGCGGATTTGCAGGTCCCTTACTGCTCGGAGGACTGCTCAGACAGGATCACACGGATCCCAATCAGGTGTATTACTATGCCCTGGGCCTTTTCGGCAGCACTTTGCTGTCGGCCCTGTGTGCCACCCACTTTGACTGGCGCATGGCCATGGTTTCCATGAAAATGCGAGTGGGAGTGATCAACTCCATATACAGGAAGGCACTGGAGGCGAGAGGTCTGAAGGAATCCAAGCCAGACATGCTAAATCTCATGTCAACGGACACAGATAGGATTGTGAACTCTTGCATTAGTTTCCATTTCTTCTGGAGCATTCCCTTCAAGCTGTTCACCACATTATACCTCCTGTATCTGCAACTGGGCGCAGCTTTTCTTGCGGGCGTAGCATTTGCCGCTCTGCTGATTCCAATTAACCGATGGCTGGCTAAAAGAATTGGCATATATTCCAGTGGTTTGATGACCGCCAAGGATGCCAGGCTGTCTGCCACAACGGAAACAATGCAGGGAGCCAAGCAGATCAAGATCAATGCCTGGGAGGATATATTCATCACCAAGATTCGAGGACTGCGCCAGGTGGAGCTGCGGTTCTTGTCGAAGCGGAAGTATCTGGATGCCATGTGTGTCTACTTCTGGGCCACCACACCCGTGCTGATGTGCCTGCTCACCTTTGGAGTATCCGTGCTTATGGGAAACCAGCTGATAGCTTCTACCACCTACACCAGCGTGGCCTTGCTGTATATGCTTATTGGACCGCTGAATGCCTTTCCATGGGTGCTCAATGGTTTAATTGAAGCCTGGGTTTCCATCAAAAGAGTCCAGCAACTGATGGACGTGCCTAATTTGGATTACTCCTCCTACTACAATCCCATAATGAGGGGAAGCGGAGGTTTTGGAGCGGCAGAAGATGCTCCTTTGGATGCGCCAAAGGCCAGTGTGCTGCAGATGAAGTGCGCTAGTTTCTGTCACGAAAGCGAGGAGAACACATCCTCGACTGCGTTCCACTTGACGGACATTAACGTGGACATCAAGGCGGGTCAGCTCGTGTGCATCGAAGGACCTGTGGGAGGCGGAAAAAGCAGCTTTCTATCCGCTATAGTGGCCAATCTGCAGTGCACCGATGGCGAGGTGTGCGTGCAGGAACTGACGACTGGCTTTGGTTACGTACCCCAGTCACCATGGCTCCAAAGAGGCACCATCAGGGATAACATCGTGTGGGGCGCCCAGTTTGATGAGCAGTGGtataaaactgttttgcaTGCATGTGCCTTGGAGGAAGATCTACAAATCCTTGGAGGGGATCTCATTGGCGTGGGTGAGAACGGAAGAACGCTTTCTGGTGGACAAAGGGCGAGAGTGGCGCTGGCCAGGGCTGTTTATCAGGATAAGAAGG TCTACCTTCTGGACGATGTGCTCTCCTCCTTGGACGCACATGTGTCCAGGCACATTATCAAACACTGTATTCTGCGACTGTTAAAGCACAAAACACGCATTGTGGTCACACGCAGCATTCAGTTATTCTTCCACGCCAATCAAATCCTCCAAGTGAAGGATGGTCAACTTCTTCCCAGTGAATATATGACTCAGAGTATTGATCTAAGCTTGGATGAAGAGGTGGATGATGAGCAGGAGGAAACAGTTAGGCGACGTTCAGTGGAGTTGTCTAACCAGGACGACAAGAAGAGTGTGGACAGTCTGCTTCTGGAGGAATCTAGAGAGTACGGACATCTTTCTGGAGACGTTTTTGCCTGCTATTGGAAGGCTGTAACTTCTCCACTTGCCTTCATTGTCTTGCTGTCTGTATTACTGATGCAATTGACAAGGAACCTAAGTGATGCCTGGCTAGCTTATTGGGTCACCGAAACTACGTTGGATCCCCATTCGAATGACACTTCTTTGGATCATGAATTGATGGGAGCTGCGTTGGGAAATGATACTGGATCGGGGCACACGACAAGATTCTATTTGAGCATCTTTACCGCCATCGCTGTGAGCAATTCCCTGGTGACTTTGGCCAGAGCGTTCCTCTTTGCCTATGCTGGAATAAAGGCCGCCATTTTTATGCACGAAAAGCTGCTGAAGAAAGTTATGTTT gccaaatttaatttcttcgaCATCACATCTGTGGGTCGTATTCTGAACCGCTTCTCATCCGATACCAACACGGTGGACGACTCGCTGCCCTTCATCTTAAATATTCTATTGGCTCAACTGGCTGGCCTTGTAGGAGCTCTCTGCGTCAGCCTGTATGCGATGCCTTGGCTGGGACTAGTGATCATTCCCATGGTTCCGATCTACCTGAACTTACAGCAGCGTTATCGCCATGCCTCCAGAGACATCAAACGATTATCAAGCAATGCAATGTCACCGCTTTACACACACTTTACGGAAACGCTTCAGGGACTGATGACGATAAGGAGTATGCGAGCTAGCCCCAGATTTCAAAGGGATTTCCAGGTGAAGCTCGAGGAGAGCATTAAGGCCCAGTTGACACAATCGGCCGCTCAGCAATGGCTAGCTCTTCGCCTCCAGTTGCTGGGAACACTCCTGGTCGGCGGAGCAGGTCTTCTGGCCGCTATTACCGCCTCGCACACAACGAATCCCGGCTTGGTGGGTCTTTGCATCTCCTATGCCCTCTCCATAACTGGTCAATTGGGCGATCTGCTTCATGCTGTGGCCGAAACGGAGCAGGAATTGGTCGCTGTGGAGCGTATTGATCAATATCTGCAACTTGAGGAGGAGCAGAATGCCTCTGGAAGTTGTGAGCCTCCATTTGGTTGGCCTACCCAAGGAGTTCTGAGCTTTAAGGAGGTTCAACTAAGCTACAGGGAACACTTGACTCCTGCTTTGCGAGGTATAACATTCCAAACAGAAGCCTTCGAGCGGATTGGCATCGTGGGACGCACTGGAGCTGGTAAGACATCAGTCCTAGCCGCCCTCCTGCGAGTGGCACCTTTGTCCCAGGGGGAGATTCGTTTGGATCAGGTGAATCTGAAAGTTCTAGCCCTTAGTGTGCTCAGAGAACGGATAGGGGTCATCACCCAGGAGCCCTTCCTCTTCGAAG GCACTGTGCGTGAGAATCTGGATCCGCGTCATAATTTCTATGACTCAGAGATCTGGCATGCGATCAAGAACTCGGCAGCGGCCACTCTTCTAGTCCAGCAATTGGGTGGATTAGATGGCAAAGTGGAATCGTGTGGCAACAATCTCTCCGCTGGTCAAAGGCAACTGCTCTGCTTGGCCAGGGCTCTGCTCAAAAACGCCAAGGTGGTGGCCATCGATGAGGGCACTTCCAACCTGGACGACGAATCGGATCTGAGCATTCAGCAGGCCTTAAGGAATGCCTTCAAGAGCTGCACTCTCCTGTTCATCGCCCACCGCCTGCGCGGTCTCAACGCCATGGATCGGATAATAGTACTGGACGATGGACGGATCTGTGAGGAAGGAAAACCTCAGGAATTGGCCGCCAATAGCGCAACTATTTTCCACGGAATGCTGCTGGCTCAGGACATAAATCCCGAGGATTTCGTCAGACCGAATTAG
- the LOC108036146 gene encoding coiled-coil domain-containing protein 97 produces the protein MTTGNEAEGDEENQGNARPLPRAQLPAELMDIFKSLAENNNIVFKSQQIDDPEISLEEKQEIAREAFEKNRENFLIRFGAHLSVRQLGSFQELAVKEPIKPDENLEEMCLLLEDFRRKLSTRSVCIKNRRYNAMQQLLDKGEYFSEHEMMQRAPDLYQELVGQYLTEAEKKARDSYDVRNTSFSGILMHTLEKKQRDELLEETQQEEEEQVEVRNASLPPADFEVPVACRKQWGGFDDDEPVACSTSRNAEVRVPANITNISTPEYYNPGERELLRNEFLSLMKERFLGGEDKDFDYTAVDDNTLLDDLKQIEQDEEDAYFEDSDDEEELRDQPAEQKEASSEDELDIYMRHLSNHHSLQH, from the coding sequence ATGACGACTGGAAACGAAGCTGAGGGGGATGAGGAGAACCAGGGCAATGCACGCCCCTTGCCAAGAGCACAGCTCCCCGCGGAGTTAATGGACATCTTCAAATCGCTGGCCGAAAACAACAACATTGTCTTCAAGTCCCAGCAAATTGATGACCCGGAAATTTCTCTCGAGGAAAAGCAGGAAATCGCACGAGAAGCCTTCGAAAAGAACCGGGAGAACTTCCTCATTCGCTTTGGAGCCCACCTGAGTGTCAGACAACTGGGCTCCTTCCAGGAGCTGGCCGTCAAGGAACCCATCAAACCCGATGAGAACCTGGAGGAGATGTGCCTGCTGCTGGAGGATTTCCGGAGGAAACTTAGCACCCGTTCGGTTTGCATTAAGAATCGGCGATACAACGCCATGCAGCAGCTGCTGGACAAGGGAGAGTACTTCAGCGAGCATGAGATGATGCAAAGGGCGCCCGATCTCTACCAGGAGCTGGTGGGTCAGTACCTAACGGAGGCGGAGAAGAAAGCGCGGGACAGCTACGATGTCAGGAACACCAGTTTCTCGGGTATACTAATGCACACGCTGGAAAAGAAGCAAAGGGATGAGTTGCTGGAGGAAACTCAGCAGGAAGAGGAAGAGCAGGTGGAGGTCAGGAATGCAAGTCTCCCACCCGCAGACTTTGAAGTCCCAGTGGCTTGCCGGAAGCAATGGGGTGGCTTTGACGATGACGAACCCGTTGCCTGCTCAACAAGTCGAAATGCAGAAGTTCGAGTTCCCGCCAACATAACAAATATCTCCACGCCGGAATACTATAATCCCGGAGAGCGGGAATTGCTACGCAACGAGTTCCTGAGCTTAATGAAGGAGCGTTTCCTGGGTGGCGAGGACAAGGACTTTGATTACACAGCCGTAGATGATAACACTTTGCTGGATGATCTGAAGCAAATCGAGCAGGATGAGGAAGATGCCTACTTTGAAGACAGCGACGATGAAGAGGAACTAAGGGATCAGCCTGCAGAGCAGAAGGAGGCCTCGAGCGAGGATGAGCTGGACATCTACATGAGGCATCTAAGCAATCACCACAGTCTGCAGCATTAG